From one Gracilibacillus salinarum genomic stretch:
- a CDS encoding zinc-dependent alcohol dehydrogenase: MVKKMTIPPMELVDRDGEDTQLCAVMDEVNDITVKRAKIPDPTADSVRVKVKWVGICGSDLEVFRGAREPEFISYPTRLGHEVAGIIDKVGENVVGLKEGDQVTLRYVWGAFAEYICCSPFSIKVLPADFPLMEGSLIEVLPGILHAAEIAEISPNKNVLITGQGVSGLVLTQIIHLFSPRNLVVTDLFEEKLELAKKYGATHTYKIPNDHTSTMSVVGNDFPEGFDVVIPCLLEGEGMVDAIDAAAQNGRIVMYGCIGTCHEPVDFFKIHKKRLDIFSTEPKRDIDNRRYFDEGLRLVLDGLVNTKEMITHVIPLKRIKDAFDLRNQHSGDTLHVMIDCENHR, from the coding sequence ATGGTAAAGAAAATGACGATACCGCCAATGGAGTTAGTTGATCGAGATGGCGAGGATACACAGTTATGTGCAGTAATGGATGAGGTGAACGATATAACAGTTAAGAGAGCCAAAATCCCTGATCCGACAGCTGACAGTGTCAGAGTAAAAGTCAAATGGGTCGGAATTTGTGGCAGTGATCTTGAGGTATTCCGGGGAGCAAGGGAACCTGAATTTATTAGTTATCCTACAAGGCTTGGCCATGAAGTGGCAGGTATTATCGATAAAGTTGGAGAAAATGTAGTGGGATTAAAAGAGGGAGATCAGGTGACGCTTCGATATGTATGGGGGGCTTTCGCGGAATATATCTGCTGCAGTCCATTTTCTATAAAAGTATTACCAGCAGATTTCCCTCTGATGGAAGGTTCATTAATCGAAGTTCTGCCGGGAATACTGCATGCTGCGGAAATAGCAGAAATCTCGCCCAATAAAAATGTCCTTATTACAGGGCAAGGGGTAAGCGGTCTTGTACTTACGCAAATTATTCATCTCTTCAGCCCGCGAAATTTAGTAGTAACTGATTTATTTGAAGAAAAATTGGAACTGGCAAAAAAGTACGGTGCCACCCATACGTATAAAATACCGAATGATCATACAAGTACAATGAGTGTAGTTGGTAATGATTTTCCAGAAGGTTTTGATGTAGTCATTCCATGTCTGCTTGAGGGAGAAGGAATGGTGGATGCGATCGATGCCGCTGCTCAAAATGGGAGAATAGTAATGTATGGCTGTATTGGAACATGTCATGAGCCGGTAGACTTTTTTAAGATACACAAAAAAAGATTGGATATCTTTTCAACAGAACCGAAAAGGGATATTGACAATCGCAGGTATTTTGACGAAGGGTTACGTTTAGTCTTGGATGGCTTAGTAAATACAAAAGAAATGATTACCCACGTCATTCCATTGAAGCGCATTAAGGATGCTTTTGATCTTCGGAATCAGCATAGTGGTGATACATTACATGTCATGATTGATTGTGAAAATCACAGGTAG
- a CDS encoding AraC family transcriptional regulator: MGLLRDNQLQLLWTARIDYTANSAVSLHQHTDCYQLLVVLTGNGHIFTNGKRQHVNRDSVYLFKIGDSHRFYFTDACKTIDFKFKILDRELEKEISKEQVKEDCPVAELEEFKKWHHLARHIAEDSDALAWNRIDSGFKSTFISLVEKSKNRKRSAISTAKDQGIITCPGKASKHPIVQYVEANYAAKITLNLLAEMYNYNPKYIIKIFQNEVGMPPIQYLQEVRLYYARYYLEFTSLTVTEIAESIGWTSPYFSKLFKNVEGRSPREYRTFFVQYVGKDINMSKEFNNKWRISMPKS; the protein is encoded by the coding sequence TTGGGCCTGTTACGCGACAATCAGCTTCAATTACTGTGGACCGCCAGAATTGACTATACCGCAAATTCGGCAGTTAGCTTACATCAACATACAGACTGTTACCAATTGTTGGTAGTGCTAACGGGGAATGGTCATATTTTTACGAATGGAAAAAGGCAGCATGTTAACAGAGACAGTGTTTATCTTTTTAAAATTGGAGATTCGCATCGGTTTTACTTCACAGATGCCTGTAAAACAATCGATTTTAAGTTTAAGATATTGGATCGTGAACTGGAAAAAGAAATTTCAAAAGAGCAAGTGAAAGAAGATTGCCCTGTAGCAGAATTAGAAGAATTTAAAAAATGGCATCACCTTGCTCGCCATATAGCAGAGGACTCAGATGCATTAGCCTGGAACAGAATCGATTCCGGATTTAAAAGTACATTCATATCTCTTGTGGAAAAATCGAAAAACAGAAAGCGTTCGGCTATAAGTACTGCAAAAGATCAAGGCATCATTACTTGCCCTGGAAAAGCGTCTAAACATCCGATTGTGCAGTATGTTGAAGCTAATTACGCTGCAAAGATCACGTTAAACCTGCTTGCTGAAATGTATAATTATAATCCAAAATATATTATTAAAATCTTTCAAAATGAAGTGGGAATGCCGCCTATTCAGTACTTACAGGAGGTCCGATTGTATTACGCGCGTTATTACTTAGAATTCACCTCGCTCACTGTCACTGAAATTGCAGAGAGTATAGGATGGACCTCTCCTTATTTTTCCAAACTTTTTAAAAATGTTGAAGGAAGGTCTCCACGGGAATACCGTACTTTTTTTGTTCAATATGTTGGCAAGGACATCAATATGTCAAAAGAATTTAATAATAAATGGAGAATTTCCATGCCAAAAAGCTAG
- a CDS encoding chondroitinase-B domain-containing protein, producing the protein MKKRNVSTWVLVVLFYIIFMPYQLEALTEEGDILHLEFDGANENIELNHEAVIKDGIASTTIPNPAEYQFARVMISAKNNPSLFQLDSANTKVKYRIKVTGHADAAVDYIAMRMKGDKDRQTFITLERDIELDKWYEGEFVINEMSASSGKEKFSADDPVTEIRADAKNSMKEDRPITIHVDYIHVYSAENGDEKDPEVMELENNLPHLVSEANPGEEIIIPNGRYEDFQSTLVGEGTDGAPVIIRPETPGGVIFTGNTNITLTGEHLKFQGFHFDQANPIGQQYLIGLSGLSHSQVTDNVFHASGPSDPFGGIIRIQDKSQSNRIHHNTFKRNVSMGIAVRVNDNNNMENQYNRIDHNYFTDIPDVSELYPGETNGLEAIQIGQGYGTEQVKVYTTVDHNLFENITGDGAEIISSKTAHNEYTYNTFKNSDSGFTLRFGSNNKVSHNIFFNTKYGIRVTDRNQTIKENYMYGVGQGIRILAGRYDSEAEVGRRYNYIPVENATISDNVIMYPDSQGIVIGDGYSFNPTSNYQYFEPINSQITNNKIVLEQGDAIYEVTGENISYQNNTAELTGNDASTGNIDTGLISRKLKMVYNSEDKLYKSKKDKSLNLEPLSIMNVGPADKWWLALLEKKDLPDMEEDIINQDTVTSLIKQKKPIETTNKKPVKLKPKSLKNKDYIAFDIKEKKDSFPAWDSMKLTLFEKQDEEEWSIAIANTTENWKHVIIPLNEFHKSSFSNGNNVMNKQELRYLLLSANSNEKVEIKNVTAGQFYAESFVLDREKIELGIGASLPLSDLSGLVTYQGGDQAAVSADEISWELPDEQFVFIDKGILETREKTGTTSLSATYRDMVVNIPIQTVLKTIIDVTASDEPQPENSKENTIDGDLHTRWSAEGEQWIQYELRDRIAVNEVQIAFMNGAERATYIDIEVSSDGKSWEEVYSGSSSASTTQMESFKFEQKNARFVRIIGHGNTSNNWNSITEVNIPEIGTEGQ; encoded by the coding sequence TTGAAAAAACGAAATGTAAGTACATGGGTTCTTGTTGTTCTTTTTTACATTATTTTCATGCCTTATCAATTGGAAGCGCTTACCGAAGAGGGCGATATTCTCCATTTAGAATTTGACGGTGCAAACGAGAACATTGAGCTGAATCATGAGGCCGTGATAAAGGACGGGATTGCCAGTACAACTATTCCGAACCCTGCCGAATATCAATTTGCCAGAGTGATGATTTCTGCTAAAAATAATCCTTCCTTATTTCAGCTCGATTCTGCAAATACCAAAGTCAAATACAGAATAAAAGTTACCGGCCATGCTGATGCAGCAGTCGACTACATCGCAATGAGAATGAAAGGAGATAAAGACAGGCAGACTTTTATTACGCTGGAGAGGGACATTGAGCTTGATAAATGGTACGAAGGAGAATTCGTTATCAATGAAATGAGTGCCAGCTCTGGAAAAGAAAAATTTAGCGCAGATGATCCTGTTACAGAAATACGCGCAGATGCCAAAAATAGTATGAAAGAAGACCGGCCAATTACGATCCACGTTGATTATATCCATGTCTACTCAGCGGAAAATGGAGATGAAAAGGATCCTGAAGTAATGGAACTTGAAAATAACCTTCCACACCTAGTATCTGAAGCAAATCCAGGAGAAGAGATCATCATACCGAATGGAAGATATGAAGATTTTCAGTCTACTTTAGTCGGAGAAGGAACAGATGGGGCTCCTGTCATTATCCGACCGGAAACACCAGGAGGCGTTATATTTACAGGTAACACCAATATCACACTCACCGGTGAGCATCTGAAGTTTCAGGGTTTCCACTTTGATCAAGCAAATCCAATCGGCCAGCAATACCTTATAGGCTTAAGCGGTCTCTCTCACAGTCAAGTTACAGATAATGTCTTTCATGCATCTGGCCCAAGCGATCCGTTCGGAGGTATTATTCGAATCCAGGACAAATCTCAAAGCAATCGAATCCACCATAATACCTTTAAGCGTAATGTATCTATGGGCATTGCTGTACGGGTAAATGACAATAACAACATGGAAAATCAATATAACCGAATTGATCATAACTACTTTACAGATATTCCAGATGTAAGTGAGTTGTACCCGGGGGAAACGAACGGATTGGAAGCCATCCAGATCGGGCAGGGTTATGGTACCGAACAAGTAAAAGTCTATACCACCGTAGACCATAACTTATTCGAAAATATTACAGGAGATGGTGCTGAAATAATAAGCAGTAAGACAGCCCATAATGAGTATACGTACAATACATTTAAAAACTCTGACTCTGGTTTCACTTTACGATTCGGCTCCAACAATAAGGTCTCACATAATATTTTCTTTAACACTAAATATGGTATTCGGGTAACAGATAGAAATCAAACAATTAAGGAGAACTATATGTATGGTGTCGGACAAGGTATCCGTATCCTTGCCGGTCGCTATGACTCAGAAGCGGAGGTTGGCCGTCGTTACAATTATATTCCTGTCGAGAACGCAACCATATCAGACAATGTTATTATGTATCCTGACTCGCAAGGAATTGTGATCGGAGATGGCTACAGCTTTAATCCTACTTCTAATTATCAATACTTTGAACCAATAAATAGCCAGATTACAAATAATAAAATAGTACTTGAGCAAGGTGATGCCATCTATGAAGTGACCGGAGAAAATATTTCCTATCAAAACAATACAGCGGAGTTAACCGGAAACGATGCCTCCACAGGAAACATTGACACAGGACTTATATCCAGGAAATTAAAGATGGTTTACAACAGCGAAGATAAACTGTATAAGTCAAAAAAAGACAAAAGTCTGAACCTGGAGCCTTTATCCATAATGAACGTAGGACCGGCTGATAAGTGGTGGCTAGCTCTGCTGGAAAAGAAGGATTTACCAGATATGGAGGAAGATATCATTAATCAGGATACAGTAACTTCCCTCATCAAGCAAAAAAAACCGATCGAGACCACTAATAAGAAACCTGTAAAACTCAAACCAAAATCCCTTAAAAACAAGGATTATATCGCATTTGATATCAAAGAAAAAAAAGATTCATTTCCAGCATGGGACAGCATGAAGCTGACTTTATTCGAGAAACAGGATGAAGAAGAATGGAGTATTGCCATAGCAAATACCACTGAGAATTGGAAGCACGTGATCATACCGCTTAACGAATTCCATAAATCAAGTTTTTCAAATGGAAATAATGTGATGAATAAACAGGAGCTGCGTTATCTATTATTATCTGCGAATTCGAATGAGAAAGTAGAGATTAAAAATGTCACAGCAGGCCAGTTTTATGCAGAATCATTCGTTCTGGATAGAGAAAAAATCGAACTTGGCATCGGTGCCAGCCTCCCTCTCTCCGATCTTAGCGGTCTGGTAACCTATCAAGGAGGCGATCAGGCTGCAGTCTCTGCTGATGAAATCTCTTGGGAATTACCAGATGAACAGTTTGTTTTCATCGACAAAGGCATACTGGAAACAAGGGAAAAGACGGGAACTACCTCGTTATCTGCTACTTATAGAGATATGGTGGTTAACATTCCAATCCAGACTGTCCTCAAAACTATAATTGATGTGACAGCCAGTGACGAACCCCAGCCAGAAAATAGTAAAGAAAACACGATTGATGGTGATTTGCATACAAGGTGGTCAGCTGAAGGTGAACAATGGATCCAATATGAACTTCGTGATCGTATAGCTGTCAATGAAGTGCAAATAGCTTTTATGAATGGTGCAGAGCGTGCCACCTACATTGATATAGAAGTATCTTCAGATGGTAAGAGCTGGGAAGAAGTATACAGTGGAAGCAGCAGTGCTTCCACAACTCAAATGGAATCATTTAAATTTGAGCAAAAAAATGCCCGGTTTGTCCGAATTATCGGCCATGGCAATACATCAAATAATTGGAATAGTATTACCGAAGTAAACATTCCTGAGATTGGCACTGAAGGACAATAA